Proteins encoded in a region of the Elizabethkingia bruuniana genome:
- a CDS encoding glycoside hydrolase family 125 protein — MDRRDFIKNASLAGIGLLTPKTVLAADFFYDFPVVRTPQASRKFTSPAIEKAIDTFGKKVKNKELAWMFNNCFPNTLDTTVFPYQENGQNLTYVITGDIDAMWLRDSSAQVWPYLKLMKGDKKLQELIQGLIRKQSKCINIDPYANAFYNDPTKKGEWFSDHTDMKPGIHERKWEIDSLCYPIRLSYHYWKISGDTTPFNDEWVQAQKNIYKTFTEQQRKNDLGPYKFMRTTPRGSDTLQVDGYGYPVKPVGLICSSFRPSDDSTIFSFLIPANLFAVVSLRHSAEILREVKKENDLAQKFLALADEVEQAVKEHGIVNHPKFGKVYAYEVDGFGSYLMMDDANVPSLLALPYLEAVDVNDEVYQRTRKYILSSDNPFFFKGKAGEGIGGPHIGRDYIWPIAITMRGLTSNNDAEIRECVQMLVKTHGGTGFMHESFHKDDPTNFTRKWFAWANTLFGEFIWKTYNEKPHLLS, encoded by the coding sequence ATGGATAGAAGAGATTTTATTAAAAATGCATCATTGGCTGGTATCGGTTTATTAACACCTAAAACAGTGCTTGCAGCTGACTTTTTTTATGATTTCCCTGTAGTGAGAACTCCACAAGCCAGCAGAAAATTTACAAGCCCTGCGATTGAGAAGGCTATTGATACTTTTGGTAAAAAGGTGAAGAATAAGGAATTGGCATGGATGTTCAATAACTGTTTCCCTAATACATTAGACACAACAGTATTCCCTTATCAGGAAAACGGGCAAAACCTTACTTATGTTATTACCGGAGATATCGACGCTATGTGGCTTCGTGACAGTAGCGCACAGGTATGGCCATATCTGAAACTGATGAAAGGTGATAAAAAACTTCAGGAACTGATACAGGGACTTATCCGTAAACAAAGTAAATGTATTAATATAGATCCATATGCTAATGCCTTCTATAATGATCCAACTAAAAAGGGAGAATGGTTTAGCGATCATACTGATATGAAGCCCGGCATCCACGAGCGTAAATGGGAAATAGATTCTCTTTGTTATCCTATAAGACTTTCCTATCACTATTGGAAAATATCTGGTGATACTACTCCGTTTAATGATGAATGGGTACAGGCGCAAAAAAATATTTATAAAACATTTACTGAGCAACAACGTAAAAACGATCTTGGTCCATATAAATTTATGAGAACCACGCCGAGAGGATCCGATACTTTGCAAGTTGACGGTTACGGTTACCCAGTAAAGCCGGTAGGACTTATCTGTTCAAGCTTCCGTCCTTCTGATGACTCCACTATTTTCTCATTCCTTATTCCTGCAAACCTTTTTGCTGTAGTAAGCCTTAGACACTCTGCAGAAATACTGAGAGAGGTAAAAAAAGAAAATGACCTGGCTCAGAAATTTTTAGCTTTAGCTGATGAAGTGGAGCAAGCTGTTAAAGAACATGGAATTGTAAATCACCCTAAGTTTGGTAAAGTATATGCTTATGAAGTAGATGGTTTCGGAAGTTATTTGATGATGGATGATGCTAATGTACCAAGCTTACTTGCTCTTCCGTATCTTGAAGCTGTAGATGTAAATGATGAAGTCTACCAAAGAACAAGAAAGTATATTCTTTCCTCAGACAACCCATTCTTCTTCAAAGGTAAAGCCGGAGAAGGTATTGGCGGTCCACACATTGGACGCGACTATATCTGGCCAATTGCTATTACTATGAGAGGGTTAACTTCCAATAACGATGCTGAGATTAGAGAATGCGTTCAGATGCTCGTAAAAACACATGGTGGAACAGGATTCATGCATGAATCTTTCCATAAAGATGATCCTACGAACTTTACCCGTAAATGGTTTGCCTGGGCAAATACATTATTTGGTGAGTTCATCTGGAAGACCTATAATGAGAAACCTCATTTGTTAAGCTAA
- a CDS encoding helix-turn-helix transcriptional regulator, translated as MQFLPDQYLQPFIRHYLFLESTQQLTGILRLFTDGSTGVVFSLQGSLATDLSHKTQLPGSFLYGQISDFRDLYTNSGFSFIIVVFSPLGMKQLTGIPAYEMKNQITDANHLFPNISFLTEELFESNNYEKQIQLLNLFFLKTYTAGRAKDISTPISLMDILYKDKDSGTISNLVKRSGYSERHIERIFKEHIGISPKAFSSIIRLHRFLRLLSHPNESDSMTSLGYTANYFDQSHLIREFKKYTGITPKQYMDKTQKLATNFLNINKP; from the coding sequence ATGCAATTCCTTCCGGATCAATACCTGCAACCTTTTATCCGACACTATCTATTTCTGGAGAGTACTCAACAGTTAACGGGAATACTGCGTTTGTTTACCGACGGCAGTACAGGAGTTGTATTTTCACTTCAGGGAAGTCTGGCGACTGATCTCAGTCATAAAACTCAGCTTCCAGGATCTTTTTTATACGGTCAGATTAGTGATTTCCGGGATCTGTACACCAACTCCGGATTTTCTTTTATTATTGTTGTATTTAGTCCTTTAGGCATGAAACAGCTGACAGGTATTCCGGCATATGAAATGAAAAATCAGATTACTGATGCAAATCATCTGTTTCCGAATATTAGCTTTCTTACCGAAGAGTTATTTGAATCTAATAATTACGAGAAGCAAATACAACTTCTGAATTTATTTTTTTTAAAAACATATACCGCCGGCAGAGCAAAAGATATTAGCACGCCTATAAGTCTTATGGATATTCTGTACAAAGACAAAGACTCCGGAACTATTAGCAATCTTGTAAAGCGCTCCGGTTATTCGGAGCGACATATTGAAAGAATATTCAAAGAGCATATCGGTATTTCTCCAAAAGCTTTTTCTAGTATTATACGATTACACCGCTTTTTAAGACTTCTAAGCCATCCAAATGAGTCAGATTCCATGACTTCCCTGGGATATACTGCCAATTATTTCGATCAGTCGCATCTGATCCGTGAATTTAAAAAGTATACCGGAATCACTCCTAAACAATATATGGATAAAACACAGAAACTAGCCACCAATTTTCTGAATATCAATAAACCTTAA
- a CDS encoding nitrilase family protein: MDKIKVSTAQFEHKSGDKEYNLSVIEKLAKEAAKEGSDIIAFHECSITGYTFARKLTKEQMLELAERIPQGESIHKLQQIAAENNIVILAGLFEKDEHDNLHKAYICVDKNGLVAKYRKLHPFINPYLTPGNEYCIFEIKGWKCGILICYDNNIIENVRATALLGAEIIFMPHVTMCTPSSRPGAGFVDPELWKNRESDPTSLRLEFNGMKGRDWLMKWLPARAYDNGIYVVFSNPIGMDDDQLKNGCSMIIDPFGDILNECQNFEDSFVSSVLTREKLQLAGGYRYRKARRPGLYRDIIGQTHQPEQKVIWLHKDSE, translated from the coding sequence ATGGACAAAATAAAAGTATCTACAGCTCAGTTTGAACATAAAAGTGGTGATAAAGAGTACAACCTTTCGGTTATTGAAAAACTAGCCAAAGAAGCGGCTAAGGAAGGATCAGATATCATTGCATTTCACGAATGCTCTATTACGGGTTATACCTTTGCCCGAAAGCTCACTAAAGAACAAATGCTGGAACTTGCAGAAAGAATTCCTCAGGGAGAAAGTATACATAAATTACAACAGATAGCAGCAGAAAATAATATCGTAATCCTGGCGGGCCTTTTTGAAAAAGATGAGCATGACAATCTTCACAAGGCTTATATATGTGTAGACAAAAACGGCCTCGTAGCGAAGTACAGAAAACTACATCCGTTTATCAATCCTTATCTGACTCCGGGAAATGAATATTGCATTTTTGAAATAAAAGGATGGAAATGCGGCATACTGATTTGTTATGATAATAATATTATTGAAAATGTAAGGGCTACTGCCCTGCTGGGTGCTGAAATTATCTTTATGCCACATGTAACCATGTGTACACCGTCATCCCGACCAGGCGCTGGTTTTGTTGATCCCGAACTATGGAAAAACAGGGAGAGCGATCCAACATCACTCCGACTAGAATTTAACGGAATGAAAGGAAGAGACTGGTTAATGAAATGGCTTCCAGCACGTGCTTATGATAATGGAATTTATGTCGTTTTCTCTAATCCTATCGGCATGGACGATGACCAGCTTAAAAATGGCTGCTCCATGATTATTGACCCTTTTGGCGATATTTTGAATGAATGTCAAAATTTTGAAGACAGCTTTGTCTCTTCAGTGCTCACAAGAGAAAAGCTGCAATTGGCAGGTGGTTATCGTTACCGGAAAGCAAGGAGACCGGGTCTGTACCGCGATATTATCGGGCAGACACACCAGCCGGAGCAGAAAGTTATCTGGCTTCATAAAGATTCTGAGTAA